The Zobellia alginiliquefaciens genome contains a region encoding:
- a CDS encoding TolC family protein: MKIKNHFNPKKFKSILWYACGVSLILLGCSPRFSNVSLPIEETKEFSYKGEGVLEDKWWTVFEDERLNSIIDSAMSNNFDLSATWQQFLAAKSVISREASNKWPQVEASAQTAENFPVNDFTGGENTQLGLSASYELDVWGRINTAVQAEKFRAEASLFDYRAASISLSALIADTWYQLLAAKKQLRITENQIATNENIIKLIRSRFVGGQIRAVDILRQAQLLESTKEQRIISRTNVGLLENQLAVLLGNQPQENIEFDELDFPDLPELPQTGLPLELVRRRPDIQQSYALLLAADRDMASAVRNKYPRISVNTQGQLRSNNFADLFDNWAYSIAGNLLAPLFYGGQLSAEVDRTEAVKQQRLYQYGQTTLEAFQEVEDGLLQDIMQEQRTEHIGRQLELAEKSNKQLRVEFLNGFSPYLDVLIGLDQEQQLRRDFVDAQLRQIQVRIGLYRALAGGFETERTIENGK, translated from the coding sequence TTGAAAATTAAAAATCACTTCAACCCTAAAAAATTCAAAAGTATATTATGGTATGCCTGTGGTGTGTCTTTGATATTGCTAGGGTGTTCACCACGGTTTTCGAACGTTTCTCTTCCTATTGAAGAAACAAAAGAATTTTCGTATAAAGGCGAAGGTGTTCTAGAAGATAAATGGTGGACGGTGTTTGAGGATGAACGTCTCAATTCTATTATTGATAGTGCCATGTCCAATAATTTTGATCTGTCTGCAACATGGCAGCAGTTTTTGGCGGCAAAATCGGTCATATCTAGAGAGGCGTCTAACAAATGGCCACAAGTGGAAGCCTCGGCACAGACCGCCGAAAATTTTCCGGTGAATGATTTTACCGGTGGTGAAAATACACAGTTAGGTCTATCGGCTTCTTATGAATTAGATGTGTGGGGCCGAATAAACACAGCGGTACAAGCTGAAAAATTCAGGGCCGAGGCTAGTCTTTTTGATTACCGAGCGGCATCAATCTCTCTTTCCGCGCTAATTGCCGATACATGGTACCAATTACTAGCTGCAAAAAAACAATTGAGGATAACAGAAAATCAAATTGCTACTAATGAGAATATAATTAAACTAATTAGATCACGCTTTGTAGGCGGGCAAATCCGGGCCGTAGACATTTTAAGACAAGCTCAATTACTAGAAAGTACAAAAGAACAGCGTATTATTTCCCGTACGAATGTTGGTCTGTTGGAAAATCAGTTGGCCGTCCTTTTAGGAAATCAACCGCAAGAGAATATAGAATTTGACGAGTTGGATTTTCCCGATTTACCGGAGCTTCCTCAAACAGGGCTACCATTAGAATTGGTTCGGCGTAGACCGGATATACAACAATCGTATGCACTGTTACTTGCGGCAGACCGTGATATGGCCTCCGCGGTGAGAAATAAATACCCTAGAATTTCAGTGAATACACAGGGGCAGTTACGGTCTAATAATTTTGCGGATCTTTTTGATAATTGGGCCTATTCCATAGCAGGAAACTTATTGGCTCCTCTGTTTTATGGAGGGCAGTTATCAGCGGAAGTAGATAGAACGGAGGCAGTTAAACAACAGAGGTTATATCAATACGGTCAAACTACCTTAGAGGCTTTTCAGGAAGTAGAAGATGGGCTCTTGCAAGATATAATGCAAGAACAAAGAACAGAGCATATTGGTCGCCAGTTAGAGCTTGCGGAGAAAAGTAACAAACAATTGCGGGTAGAATTTTTGAATGGGTTCAGTCCGTATTTGGATGTACTTATAGGTTTGGACCAAGAACAACAGCTTCGTCGAGATTTTGTTGATGCGCAATTACGCCAGATACAAGTTCGTATCGGACTTTATAGGGCACTTGCCGGAGGTTTTGAAACCGAAAGAACAATTGAGAATGGAAAATAA
- a CDS encoding efflux RND transporter periplasmic adaptor subunit, which yields MNNKKILWICLAILGVGIVMTILIFSTEPEAKQEGASVETAMLVDVISVKKGTFQPVIVATGTVQPVEDVNLSPLVSGQVIRRDPAFTPGGFVKKNQVLLQIDPADYRNTLELRKSEFMQSQTTLDTEMGRQQIAEQDLKLISDDSLFGNNPLSEEERQLVLRKPQLNAVKANISAAKAAVDQAQLDLERTTIRAPFDAHILSQNVTKGALVAQGDNLGRIVGVDHYWVLATVPIAKLQWLSFPNGNSEKGASVRIENSSAWANDAFREGYLDKQIGALDDQTRLARVLVKVADPLATKKELKGKPKLMIGTFVEVKIQADSVTDVVRVNRDHIRNNETVWVMKEKKLEIRKVTIDLTDDTHAYISEGLEDDEKVVVTDLSTVSNGIELRTSDDASETEME from the coding sequence ATGAACAACAAAAAAATACTTTGGATTTGCTTGGCCATTCTTGGTGTTGGTATTGTTATGACCATACTTATATTTTCTACGGAACCAGAGGCCAAACAGGAAGGGGCAAGTGTTGAAACTGCCATGCTGGTAGACGTAATTTCCGTAAAGAAGGGTACGTTTCAACCTGTAATTGTAGCAACGGGAACGGTGCAACCTGTAGAAGATGTCAATTTGAGTCCGCTAGTTTCTGGACAGGTTATTCGTAGAGACCCCGCTTTTACCCCAGGTGGATTTGTCAAAAAGAATCAAGTATTATTACAGATAGACCCAGCTGATTATCGTAATACTCTTGAACTTAGAAAAAGTGAGTTTATGCAATCCCAAACGACATTGGATACGGAGATGGGACGCCAACAGATTGCAGAACAGGACTTGAAGCTCATTTCGGATGACTCGCTTTTTGGCAACAATCCGCTTTCAGAAGAAGAGCGGCAACTCGTACTCCGAAAACCACAGCTCAACGCGGTGAAGGCGAACATAAGTGCCGCTAAGGCCGCTGTAGACCAAGCGCAATTGGATTTGGAACGAACCACTATACGGGCCCCTTTTGATGCTCACATTTTGAGCCAAAACGTAACAAAGGGAGCCTTGGTTGCCCAAGGGGATAATCTGGGCCGTATAGTAGGTGTTGACCACTATTGGGTCTTGGCGACGGTACCGATTGCCAAGTTGCAATGGTTGAGTTTTCCTAATGGCAATTCCGAGAAAGGTGCATCTGTACGGATTGAAAATTCATCCGCTTGGGCCAATGATGCTTTTCGCGAAGGGTATCTGGATAAGCAGATAGGTGCATTGGATGATCAGACACGCTTGGCTAGGGTGCTTGTTAAGGTTGCAGACCCCTTGGCAACCAAAAAAGAATTAAAAGGTAAACCGAAATTAATGATCGGGACTTTTGTAGAAGTTAAAATCCAAGCAGATTCCGTTACTGACGTTGTTCGGGTCAACAGAGACCATATTCGTAATAATGAGACCGTGTGGGTCATGAAAGAGAAAAAATTAGAGATCAGAAAAGTAACTATTGACTTGACCGATGATACGCATGCCTATATTAGCGAAGGTCTTGAAGATGATGAAAAAGTGGTGGTAACTGATCTGAGTACGGTAAGTAATGGTATTGAGTTACGAACGTCGGATGACGCATCTGAAACAGAAATGGAGTGA